A single Carnobacterium alterfunditum DSM 5972 DNA region contains:
- a CDS encoding CxxH/CxxC protein, which translates to MDEILACQEHIEEALDDAVYGGFEMPVLDQLLLVDNLKQKCGYCEKDAIYVVSNKHSTTR; encoded by the coding sequence ATGGATGAAATTTTAGCTTGCCAAGAGCATATAGAAGAAGCTCTAGATGACGCGGTTTATGGTGGTTTTGAAATGCCGGTACTAGACCAATTATTGCTTGTTGATAACTTGAAACAAAAATGTGGTTATTGCGAGAAGGATGCAATATATGTAGTGTCGAACAAACATTCTACCACTAGATAA
- the rlmH gene encoding 23S rRNA (pseudouridine(1915)-N(3))-methyltransferase RlmH: protein MNIKIITVGKLKEKYLKMGIAEYAKRLSAYCKMELIEVPDEKAPEKLSEAEMIQVKEKEGERILAKIPDQAYVFALAIEGKQRTSEAFAKEIEQLGVQGKSTIVFVIGGSLGLSDAVMKRSNTPISFGKMTLPHQLMRLVLIEQIYRGFKIVRNEPYHK from the coding sequence TTGAACATTAAAATAATAACTGTGGGTAAACTAAAAGAAAAATATTTAAAAATGGGGATCGCCGAATATGCTAAAAGATTATCTGCTTATTGTAAAATGGAATTAATTGAAGTTCCAGATGAAAAAGCACCTGAGAAATTAAGCGAAGCTGAGATGATCCAAGTAAAAGAAAAAGAAGGCGAACGCATCTTAGCAAAGATCCCAGATCAAGCATACGTATTTGCACTAGCTATTGAAGGCAAACAAAGAACTTCAGAGGCGTTTGCGAAAGAAATTGAACAATTAGGCGTTCAAGGTAAAAGCACGATTGTTTTTGTCATAGGTGGATCATTAGGTTTAAGTGATGCAGTAATGAAAAGAAGCAATACACCCATCTCATTTGGAAAAATGACGCTTCCTCATCAATTGATGCGTTTAGTTTTAATCGAGCAAATCTATCGTGGATTTAAAATTGTCCGGAATGAACCGTACCATAAATAA
- a CDS encoding daunorubicin resistance protein DrrA family ABC transporter ATP-binding protein — translation MKPIIEVKNYTKKYGDFTAVDDVSFEVEEGSIFAFLGPNGAGKSTTINTLCTMMEKTAGTLLIDGKDVSTEKDAVREAIGVVFQSQTLDEKMTVNENLKMHCVFYGVPKREVKDRINFVLDLVDLLDWQNKSVSSLSGGMKRRVEIARALLHYPKVLFLDEPTSGLDPQTRNRMWEYITRLQKEKKITIFLTTHYMDEAEICDHVAIMDNGKIIVNDTPENLKRLYTKDKAIVKVSNPDVFETALKRDYYTYKKEKETFYIDIDIDTVQHFLQFIEQFKNELKDLEIKKGTLNDVFLEITGKEIREDATE, via the coding sequence ATGAAACCGATTATTGAAGTGAAGAACTATACTAAAAAATATGGAGATTTTACAGCAGTAGATGATGTCTCGTTTGAAGTAGAAGAAGGCAGTATATTTGCCTTTCTGGGACCAAATGGAGCGGGAAAAAGTACAACGATCAATACATTATGTACGATGATGGAAAAAACAGCTGGAACATTGTTGATCGACGGAAAAGATGTCTCAACCGAAAAAGATGCCGTACGTGAAGCAATTGGAGTAGTTTTCCAATCGCAAACATTAGATGAAAAAATGACGGTGAATGAGAATTTGAAGATGCACTGTGTTTTTTATGGGGTACCCAAACGGGAAGTCAAGGATCGAATCAATTTTGTGTTGGACCTTGTTGATCTACTCGATTGGCAGAATAAAAGTGTGTCTAGTCTTTCGGGCGGAATGAAACGACGAGTGGAAATAGCCCGCGCGTTGTTGCATTATCCAAAAGTTTTATTTTTAGATGAACCAACAAGCGGCCTGGATCCGCAAACGCGAAATAGGATGTGGGAATACATTACTAGACTACAAAAAGAAAAAAAAATCACTATCTTTCTGACAACACATTATATGGATGAAGCAGAAATTTGTGATCACGTAGCCATTATGGACAATGGAAAAATAATAGTAAACGATACACCCGAAAACTTGAAACGCCTTTACACGAAAGATAAAGCCATCGTAAAAGTGAGTAATCCGGATGTTTTTGAAACAGCATTGAAAAGGGATTACTACACGTACAAAAAAGAAAAAGAAACTTTTTATATCGATATCGATATAGATACTGTTCAACATTTTCTGCAGTTTATCGAACAGTTCAAAAATGAATTAAAAGATCTGGAAATCAAAAAAGGGACACTGAATGACGTCTTCTTAGAAATCACAGGTAAAGAAATTAGAGAGGATGCCACAGAATGA
- a CDS encoding ABC transporter permease: MRTITALWLRNIRGFVRDRVKLITSLVIPFFFLYVFKSIFKTDQVEDPTAFLLAGIIVATVFQTSLNIATSTIDDTVSGYMKEILVSPTSRFQVALGQILSAATIATTQGILILILGFFTGLSFDHWYTLIYVLLALMLVGLVFSGLGLFLASMVKSSSTFQVVQQAVVLPFTFLSGAYIPLAFLPDVLRFIAYFNPMTYTTAFFRTIMLEKGGLTQTEWVELGLAFDLNGFIVTPWMSGIIITAFGTLFLFLATNSFVRADFNKISRSPLGGR; the protein is encoded by the coding sequence ATGAGAACAATTACTGCACTATGGCTCAGAAACATCAGAGGATTCGTTCGTGATCGAGTCAAACTCATCACGTCATTAGTCATTCCCTTTTTTTTCCTTTATGTTTTCAAGTCTATTTTTAAAACAGATCAAGTAGAAGATCCAACCGCTTTCTTACTTGCAGGGATCATTGTAGCAACGGTATTCCAAACTTCTTTGAATATTGCGACCTCGACGATCGATGATACTGTTTCAGGTTATATGAAAGAAATCTTAGTGAGTCCGACCAGTCGTTTTCAAGTAGCCTTGGGACAAATTTTATCAGCGGCTACAATAGCGACCACACAAGGGATTTTGATACTGATACTCGGTTTCTTTACTGGCTTGAGCTTTGACCATTGGTATACCCTCATTTATGTCTTATTGGCCTTGATGCTAGTCGGGCTGGTTTTTTCAGGATTAGGCTTATTCTTAGCTTCAATGGTCAAAAGCTCTTCCACTTTTCAAGTCGTACAACAAGCCGTCGTCCTTCCGTTTACTTTCTTATCCGGAGCGTATATCCCTCTTGCCTTTTTACCTGACGTTCTTCGATTTATTGCGTATTTCAATCCCATGACCTATACGACAGCTTTCTTTAGAACCATCATGCTAGAAAAAGGTGGATTGACACAAACAGAATGGGTGGAACTGGGTTTGGCCTTTGATCTGAATGGCTTCATAGTAACACCTTGGATGAGTGGGATCATCATTACAGCTTTTGGCACGTTATTCTTATTCCTGGCGACGAACTCCTTTGTTCGAGCAGACTTCAATAAGATATCGCGTAGTCCATTAGGTGGAAGATAA
- a CDS encoding oleate hydratase, with translation MGNYERINTLKPEGIENKKAYLIGGGIASLAAAEYLIRDGHMDGKNITIIEQDSILGGALDGSGNAEDGYVARGGREMEEHYECVWDLFGAVPSLEDPKRTVLDEFRELNIADPNYSNCRAIANRGEKLDFSTLGLDDIHVKQLTKLFLATEDSLGAATVEQFFDDSFLETDMWLYWRSMFAFETWHSVVEMKRYMHRFMHLMPGMSKMEKLVFTKYNQYDSMILPLKKSLESQGILFDLNTQVTDLDMNITNDKKTVTGIHVTRDGKKEEIIKTTENDLVFFTNGSMTENTTLGNMDKAPELDRSEGGCWNLWKKIAKKDALFGKPEVFCSDIDKSKWESYTITSKGPKMRELIEKFAERQIAPHKNVTGGIITVKDSNWLLSVTVNRQPQFIDQPDDVIVLWAYGLFPDKKGDFIEKKMSDCTGIELLQELLYHLGIDENDMHEYIDTSIVIPAMMPYITSQFMPRVKGDRPQVVPEGSTNLAFLGQFAEIKGDCVFTVEYSVRSAMMAVYTLLGLEKNPPEIYPGQYDIRVVANAAKAMYSGRPLPAESIIKKLLSNTSLEGLI, from the coding sequence ATGGGAAATTATGAAAGAATTAACACATTAAAACCAGAAGGAATTGAAAATAAAAAAGCCTATTTAATTGGTGGAGGTATCGCTTCATTAGCTGCTGCTGAATACTTGATCCGTGATGGTCATATGGATGGTAAAAACATTACTATTATAGAACAAGATAGTATTTTAGGTGGTGCTTTAGACGGTTCTGGAAATGCAGAGGATGGATATGTTGCCCGTGGCGGAAGAGAAATGGAAGAACATTATGAATGTGTATGGGATTTATTTGGAGCAGTACCATCTTTAGAGGATCCTAAAAGGACTGTTTTAGATGAATTTAGAGAATTAAATATTGCTGATCCTAACTATTCTAATTGTCGTGCAATTGCTAATCGTGGAGAAAAACTTGATTTTTCAACTCTTGGATTAGATGACATTCATGTTAAACAACTTACTAAGTTATTTCTTGCAACAGAAGATTCTTTAGGTGCAGCTACTGTTGAACAATTTTTCGATGATTCATTCTTAGAAACGGATATGTGGTTATATTGGAGAAGTATGTTTGCATTTGAGACTTGGCACAGTGTTGTAGAAATGAAACGTTATATGCATCGCTTTATGCATTTAATGCCAGGAATGAGCAAAATGGAAAAATTAGTATTTACTAAATATAATCAATACGATTCTATGATTCTTCCACTTAAAAAATCGTTAGAATCACAAGGTATACTATTTGACTTAAATACACAAGTAACTGATTTAGATATGAATATAACCAATGATAAAAAAACAGTTACAGGAATTCACGTAACTCGTGATGGTAAAAAAGAAGAAATTATCAAAACTACTGAAAATGATTTAGTATTCTTTACCAATGGATCTATGACTGAAAATACCACACTTGGAAATATGGATAAAGCACCTGAATTAGATAGAAGTGAGGGCGGTTGCTGGAATCTATGGAAAAAAATAGCTAAAAAAGATGCTTTATTCGGAAAACCCGAAGTATTCTGTAGCGATATTGATAAAAGTAAATGGGAATCATATACAATAACTTCTAAAGGTCCTAAAATGAGAGAACTTATTGAGAAATTTGCTGAACGTCAAATAGCTCCACATAAAAATGTGACTGGAGGAATAATAACGGTTAAAGACTCAAACTGGTTATTAAGTGTCACTGTTAATAGACAACCTCAATTTATTGATCAACCCGATGATGTAATAGTACTTTGGGCATACGGTTTATTCCCTGATAAAAAAGGAGATTTCATTGAAAAGAAAATGAGTGACTGTACAGGTATAGAATTATTACAAGAACTTTTATATCATTTAGGTATTGATGAAAATGATATGCATGAATATATTGATACATCCATTGTGATTCCTGCCATGATGCCTTATATCACAAGTCAATTTATGCCTCGTGTAAAAGGAGATAGACCACAAGTTGTGCCTGAAGGTAGTACGAATCTTGCATTTTTAGGTCAATTTGCAGAGATTAAAGGTGATTGTGTATTTACTGTTGAATATTCTGTTCGTTCCGCTATGATGGCTGTATATACTTTACTTGGACTTGAAAAAAATCCACCTGAAATATATCCTGGTCAATATGATATACGTGTCGTGGCTAATGCAGCTAAAGCCATGTATAGTGGAAGACCGTTACCAGCTGAATCTATCATTAAAAAATTATTAAGCAACACATCTTTAGAAGGGTTAATATAA
- a CDS encoding TetR/AcrR family transcriptional regulator → MEITKNALAESLKKQMQTIPLAKITVNDIVNECGLNRRTLYYHFNDIYDLLEWIFKTELTEMLGENKTCSSWQKGFLEIFNYLYENKKVVLNTYNSIDRDILENHLYNESFTIILEVVNELAKDLNVSDKDKRYVANFYKIALVGVIIDWIKNNMVEDIEGIVNNLDKIISGEIYRALLKYEK, encoded by the coding sequence ATGGAGATTACTAAAAACGCATTGGCTGAGTCACTAAAAAAACAAATGCAAACTATACCACTAGCGAAAATTACAGTTAACGATATTGTTAACGAATGCGGATTAAATAGGCGAACGTTATATTATCATTTTAATGATATATATGATCTATTAGAATGGATTTTTAAAACTGAACTTACAGAAATGCTTGGTGAAAATAAAACATGTTCATCCTGGCAAAAAGGGTTTTTAGAAATATTCAATTATTTGTATGAGAATAAAAAAGTGGTATTAAACACTTATAATTCTATAGATAGAGATATTTTAGAGAATCATTTATATAACGAATCATTTACCATTATTTTAGAAGTTGTAAATGAGCTTGCAAAGGATTTAAATGTATCAGATAAAGATAAACGATATGTAGCTAATTTCTATAAAATCGCTTTGGTAGGGGTAATAATTGATTGGATAAAAAATAATATGGTCGAAGACATTGAAGGCATTGTTAATAATCTTGACAAAATAATTAGTGGAGAAATCTATAGAGCATTATTAAAATATGAAAAATAG
- the gloA gene encoding lactoylglutathione lyase encodes MNQQLVEICLRVRDLEATLDFYTNLFDFEVASRREFPENKFDLVYLNSPGSSVQIELTYNYNAEPYNVGNGFSHLGVTVSDLEKMHGVCKASAYETGDLRGLSGGTPSYFFVTDPDGYRIEVKRTK; translated from the coding sequence ATGAACCAACAACTTGTTGAGATTTGCTTGCGTGTCAGAGATCTTGAGGCTACTTTAGACTTTTACACTAACTTATTCGATTTTGAAGTTGCCAGCCGCAGAGAATTCCCTGAAAATAAATTTGATTTAGTTTATTTGAATTCTCCTGGTTCTTCTGTCCAAATTGAACTCACTTACAACTACAATGCTGAGCCTTATAATGTAGGAAATGGCTTCAGTCATTTAGGTGTGACTGTCAGTGACTTAGAAAAAATGCATGGAGTTTGTAAAGCTTCTGCTTACGAAACAGGTGATTTAAGAGGACTTTCAGGTGGTACACCTTCTTATTTCTTTGTGACAGATCCTGATGGTTATCGGATTGAAGTAAAGCGCACAAAATAA
- a CDS encoding NAD(P)-dependent oxidoreductase produces the protein MKIIVFGATGGVGQSVVKQAVERGFEVTAFVRTPAKLKVTHDNLTVVEGDAFNPGEVSAAIAGHDAAVSCLASNQGMNKSTDLQEMVKNITAGMQKYGVKRIVYTASAGIDKELPGISGKLMMRVLKNALIDHRAAVDIIEAHGLNYTIVRPMGLTNDSFTGEYRESLTAVPEKSKTIPRADVAHFILKTLIDAQYENTSIGIAT, from the coding sequence ATGAAAATTATTGTTTTTGGCGCAACAGGTGGTGTAGGTCAATCAGTCGTGAAGCAGGCGGTGGAGAGAGGTTTTGAAGTCACGGCATTTGTACGGACGCCGGCAAAGCTGAAAGTCACCCATGACAATTTAACAGTTGTCGAAGGAGATGCGTTCAACCCTGGAGAAGTTTCAGCAGCCATTGCGGGCCATGATGCCGCCGTGTCATGCTTGGCCTCCAATCAGGGAATGAACAAATCGACCGATCTTCAAGAGATGGTAAAAAATATTACAGCAGGTATGCAGAAGTATGGTGTGAAACGGATCGTCTACACGGCATCTGCCGGAATTGATAAAGAATTGCCAGGCATCAGTGGGAAATTGATGATGCGCGTGCTGAAAAATGCGCTGATAGACCACCGGGCAGCTGTTGATATAATTGAAGCGCATGGACTGAACTACACGATTGTCAGGCCTATGGGATTGACCAATGATTCCTTTACAGGCGAATACAGAGAGTCTCTGACAGCTGTGCCCGAAAAATCAAAGACAATTCCACGTGCGGACGTTGCTCATTTTATCTTAAAAACGCTAATTGATGCGCAATATGAAAATACTTCTATTGGGATTGCTACTTAA
- a CDS encoding cupin domain-containing protein — protein sequence MRTDKGFKVNAGEARFGEHFKMKGVTLNQLDIKISEADTENDLAVFEQTGLTPNGGPPLHIHPFQDEWFYVIEGEYLFQVGDFKYQMKSGDTIFLPRNVQHAFLQLTEKGKMLVSYLPAGKMEAFFKVTDKWTSPPTKEEIAKVFADHDMKVVGAPLKAPSS from the coding sequence ATGAGAACTGATAAAGGATTTAAAGTAAATGCAGGTGAGGCCAGATTTGGAGAACATTTCAAAATGAAAGGCGTTACACTGAACCAATTAGATATAAAAATCTCCGAGGCTGACACTGAAAATGATTTAGCAGTGTTTGAGCAAACCGGACTTACTCCAAATGGAGGACCGCCTTTGCACATCCACCCTTTTCAAGACGAATGGTTTTATGTAATAGAAGGAGAATATCTATTTCAAGTTGGTGATTTCAAATATCAAATGAAATCAGGGGACACTATTTTCCTTCCAAGAAATGTGCAACATGCTTTCTTGCAGCTGACAGAAAAAGGAAAGATGTTAGTTTCTTATTTGCCAGCAGGAAAAATGGAAGCATTTTTTAAGGTTACAGACAAGTGGACTTCTCCCCCGACAAAAGAAGAGATTGCAAAAGTATTTGCAGACCATGATATGAAAGTGGTTGGAGCACCATTGAAAGCTCCATCTAGTTAA
- the yghU gene encoding glutathione-dependent disulfide-bond oxidoreductase codes for MTEYELPKVWQWEEENSKKVGNRPTVGSRFEQKLPVREAPFQLYSLGTPNGIKVAIMFEELKELGVEGADYDLYTINIGEGDQFGSDFVEINPNSKIPALVDQSQSPRLEIFESGSILLYLAEKFNQLIPTDIHGRTETLNWLFWQMGAGPYVGGGFGHFFAYAPEPMKYPIDRFTMETKRQLDLLDKALAQRPYIAGDAYTIADIAIWSWYGLLALGKLYKGSYEFLNLEEYPHLLEWSHRIAERPGVQKGLAAEYKPLGE; via the coding sequence ATGACGGAATATGAATTACCAAAAGTGTGGCAGTGGGAAGAAGAGAATTCAAAAAAAGTTGGCAATCGTCCAACAGTTGGCAGTCGGTTTGAACAGAAATTACCAGTCAGAGAGGCTCCGTTCCAACTCTATTCATTAGGAACACCGAACGGCATTAAAGTCGCAATCATGTTCGAAGAACTAAAAGAATTAGGTGTAGAGGGCGCAGATTATGACTTGTACACTATTAATATTGGAGAAGGCGATCAATTTGGTTCGGATTTCGTCGAGATCAATCCTAACTCTAAAATTCCAGCCCTTGTTGACCAAAGTCAAAGTCCTCGTTTGGAAATTTTCGAATCAGGTTCGATTCTGCTTTACTTAGCGGAGAAATTTAACCAACTGATTCCGACAGATATCCACGGTCGGACCGAAACGCTTAATTGGTTATTCTGGCAAATGGGAGCAGGTCCATATGTTGGTGGAGGATTTGGTCACTTTTTCGCTTATGCTCCAGAGCCTATGAAATACCCGATTGATCGCTTCACGATGGAAACGAAACGTCAATTAGACTTACTTGATAAAGCTTTAGCACAGCGTCCTTATATAGCTGGTGATGCCTATACTATCGCAGATATTGCCATATGGTCTTGGTACGGTCTTTTAGCTTTAGGAAAACTATATAAAGGATCTTATGAATTTTTAAACTTGGAGGAATACCCTCATCTCTTGGAGTGGTCTCACCGTATTGCAGAACGACCAGGCGTTCAAAAAGGTCTAGCAGCGGAGTATAAACCGCTTGGGGAATAG
- a CDS encoding DUF2238 domain-containing protein, translating to MVNYEKKPKMLHLILLAWIAVAYILSAIDPFDRLAWFGQMTSAVLFVLLLVAMYHRFRFSTFAYLMVFLHVLLLLYGAHYTYSHNPLFNYFQEQFDWQRNYFDRVGHFAQGFVPAFLLKEFFVRGGYVKKGKVLWLIVILSCLGLSAAYELSEFALVKILDVPADFVMGTQGDYFDSHWDMLWALIGASTATIIFGSFHDKQMAKMEKHID from the coding sequence ATGGTGAATTATGAGAAAAAGCCTAAAATGTTACACCTCATTCTTTTAGCGTGGATCGCCGTTGCCTATATTTTGTCGGCTATCGATCCCTTTGATCGCTTAGCCTGGTTTGGTCAGATGACTTCAGCAGTTCTATTCGTGCTTTTACTCGTTGCTATGTATCATCGTTTCCGTTTTAGTACATTCGCCTATCTAATGGTATTTTTGCATGTCTTGTTATTACTATACGGTGCTCACTATACGTATTCCCATAATCCCTTATTCAATTATTTTCAAGAGCAGTTTGATTGGCAACGCAATTACTTCGATCGTGTGGGGCATTTTGCCCAAGGATTTGTACCGGCTTTTTTGCTCAAAGAATTTTTTGTTCGTGGGGGCTATGTAAAAAAGGGGAAGGTTCTGTGGTTGATCGTAATCCTGTCTTGCCTCGGCTTAAGCGCAGCCTATGAGCTGAGTGAGTTTGCTCTTGTTAAAATATTGGATGTACCCGCTGATTTTGTTATGGGGACACAAGGAGACTATTTTGACAGCCATTGGGATATGCTGTGGGCATTGATTGGTGCAAGTACAGCTACTATTATTTTTGGATCATTTCACGACAAACAGATGGCAAAGATGGAAAAGCACATTGATTAA
- a CDS encoding DNA alkylation repair protein, producing the protein MSNIIEQVRHELINNSDATTKESGKRFFKEEVRQYGVKTGVVSKISKEAFKSIEKLPKQEIIELCEELWSSGIMEESFVACNWSYAIKKQYTEEDLLVFERWVNEYVTNWASCDTLCNHTIGTFLEMYPLSIEQLKDWTKSQNRWVRRAAAVSLIVPAKKGLFKKDIFEIADSLLLDTDDLVQKGYGWLLKSLCTKYEDDVYQYVLSKRDIMPRTALRYAIEKMPKPMKQEAMIREKKTNR; encoded by the coding sequence ATGTCTAACATAATAGAACAGGTAAGGCATGAACTAATCAATAATTCAGACGCAACGACAAAGGAAAGTGGCAAAAGATTTTTTAAGGAAGAAGTAAGACAGTATGGTGTAAAAACTGGGGTAGTCTCGAAGATTTCCAAAGAGGCCTTTAAAAGCATCGAAAAGCTTCCAAAACAAGAAATAATTGAGTTATGTGAAGAACTGTGGAGTTCTGGAATAATGGAGGAATCTTTTGTTGCTTGTAATTGGTCGTATGCAATCAAGAAACAGTATACTGAAGAGGATCTTCTTGTGTTTGAAAGATGGGTAAATGAATATGTGACCAACTGGGCATCTTGTGATACGTTATGCAACCACACTATTGGAACATTCTTGGAAATGTATCCATTGTCCATTGAACAATTAAAAGATTGGACGAAATCCCAAAATAGATGGGTAAGGCGGGCGGCAGCTGTATCACTTATAGTACCAGCCAAAAAGGGTCTATTTAAAAAGGATATATTTGAAATTGCAGATAGTTTGTTGTTGGATACGGATGATTTAGTGCAAAAAGGGTATGGGTGGCTGCTGAAGTCTTTATGCACCAAGTATGAAGATGATGTATACCAGTACGTTTTAAGCAAGAGGGATATAATGCCTAGAACTGCCTTAAGGTATGCCATAGAAAAAATGCCAAAGCCAATGAAGCAGGAAGCAATGATAAGAGAGAAGAAGACGAATAGATAG
- a CDS encoding YbaK/EbsC family protein produces the protein MINLEEFLREHSIYFELYEHDPIYTNEDAVTMKEEKGFTGTETKALFLKGKSGKYYSFVTFTTKRTDFKRLKQVVGEKVAVVKQDEMEAVTSQKSGAVTPLGYESSVAMIVDEELFKQEKLVFAPARPDQTMVILAEDLREIISLLENKLFIYSEEDQ, from the coding sequence ATGATAAATCTCGAAGAATTTTTAAGAGAACATTCCATTTACTTTGAACTGTATGAGCATGATCCTATTTATACAAATGAAGATGCTGTGACAATGAAAGAAGAAAAAGGATTTACGGGCACAGAGACCAAAGCACTATTTCTGAAAGGCAAATCTGGGAAGTACTATTCATTCGTGACCTTCACGACGAAACGCACCGATTTCAAACGATTAAAGCAAGTTGTAGGTGAAAAAGTAGCCGTTGTTAAACAAGATGAAATGGAAGCTGTAACGAGTCAAAAATCAGGTGCAGTAACACCTCTAGGATATGAAAGTTCCGTTGCGATGATAGTAGATGAGGAGTTATTTAAACAAGAAAAACTCGTTTTTGCTCCCGCAAGACCAGATCAAACGATGGTAATCTTAGCTGAAGATTTGAGAGAAATCATCAGCTTACTTGAAAACAAATTATTTATTTATAGTGAAGAGGATCAGTGA
- a CDS encoding SMR family transporter, translating into MFYLSLAIICSASIALIFKYTENAEANRYVITSANYFIAFAISLFMIFSRGLLSGVTREVSFAKDFSLLFSNNDHILSPYSSILWGLIVGGIFGSFFFLSFIYYQKSIKENGVGISGTIAKLGILIPMIFSIVIWKEFPSSIQWVGIVLSLVSIVIVNLSQKSIEKFDFKPAIILLFIFGGMAEFSNKFYQKYALNEYKDVFLFALFFVAFLISIFYTFKEKSAITKKDILTGFVVGIPNLFSSYFLILALATLKTSVVFPIYSAGSIVLINIGGFLLFKEKIARKNKVAIILTIIALVLINL; encoded by the coding sequence ATGTTTTATTTATCGTTAGCCATTATATGCAGTGCATCTATTGCTCTTATTTTTAAGTATACAGAAAATGCGGAGGCAAACAGATATGTCATAACAAGTGCCAACTACTTTATCGCATTTGCTATTAGTCTTTTTATGATTTTTTCTAGAGGATTATTATCTGGTGTGACTCGTGAGGTATCTTTTGCAAAGGATTTTTCACTACTATTCAGTAATAATGACCATATTTTATCTCCCTATTCAAGTATTCTATGGGGATTGATCGTTGGAGGAATATTTGGATCCTTCTTTTTTCTTTCATTTATATATTATCAAAAAAGTATCAAGGAAAATGGTGTAGGAATTTCAGGTACGATTGCTAAACTAGGCATATTGATCCCAATGATTTTTTCAATCGTTATATGGAAAGAGTTTCCTTCTAGCATTCAATGGGTTGGAATCGTACTATCCTTAGTCTCTATAGTAATTGTAAATTTATCACAGAAGTCTATCGAAAAATTTGATTTTAAACCTGCTATCATTTTATTATTTATCTTTGGTGGTATGGCAGAGTTCTCAAATAAGTTTTATCAAAAATATGCATTGAATGAATACAAAGACGTTTTCCTTTTTGCACTATTCTTTGTGGCATTCTTAATAAGTATTTTCTATACGTTTAAAGAAAAAAGTGCAATAACGAAAAAGGATATACTAACTGGCTTTGTAGTAGGTATACCCAACTTATTTTCTTCCTATTTTTTGATCCTTGCATTAGCTACTTTGAAAACCTCTGTAGTATTTCCAATTTATAGTGCAGGAAGTATCGTGCTGATCAATATAGGTGGATTTTTACTATTTAAAGAAAAAATTGCTCGAAAAAACAAAGTAGCTATTATTTTGACTATCATCGCTCTTGTGCTCATTAATCTATAA